Proteins encoded together in one Thermoplasmatales archaeon BRNA1 window:
- a CDS encoding LSU ribosomal protein L6P yields MTIAGIIEDHIAIPDGVTVSLDGNVLKVKGPKGELSRTFSHPRVNIAVADGKVSVSCEYPRIKDKAMVGTFRAHVRNMFHGVTEGYTYTLKIVFSHFPMKVAVNDKEKRVEVNNYMGGRAPRYAVIVGDSKVKISGQDVTVTGISIEDVGQTAANMEKCTMRRGFDKRVFEDGIYITHKSHKVKE; encoded by the coding sequence ATGACTATTGCAGGGATAATTGAGGATCACATCGCCATACCCGATGGGGTCACCGTCTCTCTGGACGGGAACGTCCTTAAGGTCAAAGGACCCAAGGGCGAACTGAGCAGAACCTTCTCACACCCCCGCGTCAACATCGCAGTCGCAGACGGGAAAGTCTCCGTCAGCTGCGAGTACCCGAGGATCAAAGACAAGGCAATGGTAGGAACCTTCCGCGCCCACGTTAGGAACATGTTCCACGGCGTGACCGAGGGATACACCTACACCTTGAAGATCGTCTTCTCCCACTTCCCTATGAAAGTGGCGGTCAACGACAAGGAGAAGAGGGTCGAGGTCAACAACTACATGGGAGGCCGTGCCCCTAGGTACGCCGTCATCGTTGGTGACTCTAAGGTCAAGATCAGCGGACAGGATGTCACCGTTACCGGCATCAGCATCGAGGACGTCGGACAGACCGCCGCCAACATGGAGAAATGCACCATGAGGCGCGGATTCGATAAGAGGGTCTTCGAGGACGGAATATACATCACCCACAAATCCCACAAGGTGAAAGAATGA
- a CDS encoding SSU ribosomal protein S8P, with protein MQSDTLNDAMCVIKNASLSGKAECEIAPSSKLIGHVLKVLQDNGYISQFEYVDDGKAGKFRVQLKGAINDCGVIKPRYSVKAVDIEKYEARYLPAQDFGVLIFTTTDGVVSQFKAKELGIGGKLLAYVY; from the coding sequence ATGCAGAGCGATACACTCAACGACGCCATGTGCGTCATCAAGAACGCATCCCTCAGCGGAAAGGCGGAGTGCGAGATCGCACCCTCGTCCAAACTGATCGGCCATGTGCTGAAAGTGCTGCAGGACAACGGATACATCAGCCAGTTCGAGTACGTCGACGACGGAAAGGCCGGCAAGTTCCGCGTCCAGCTGAAAGGAGCAATAAACGACTGCGGGGTCATCAAGCCCCGCTATTCCGTGAAGGCCGTCGACATCGAGAAGTACGAGGCGAGGTACCTCCCCGCCCAGGACTTCGGAGTCCTCATCTTCACCACCACCGACGGTGTCGTCTCCCAGTTCAAAGCCAAGGAGCTCGGCATCGGCGGAAAACTGCTTGCATACGTGTACTGA
- a CDS encoding SSU ribosomal protein S14P has protein sequence MKPKKQYGRLVGCDRCGRRRGIIRKYGMHLCRQCFRDMAPELGFKKYS, from the coding sequence ATGAAGCCGAAGAAACAGTATGGAAGGCTTGTCGGCTGCGACCGCTGCGGCCGCAGGCGCGGTATTATTAGGAAGTACGGGATGCACCTGTGCCGCCAGTGCTTCAGAGACATGGCCCCGGAGCTGGGCTTCAAGAAATACTCCTGA
- a CDS encoding LSU ribosomal protein L5P: protein MSNDANPLRALRIEKVTVNIGVGEAGEKLVKAMKVLEMVTGQKPVQTISKTVNRDLGIRVGMPLGCKVTLRGEIAEDFLKRALIIRENRVYSYSFDKEGNMSFGISDYTDFDGMKYDPEIGIFGMDVNVVVRRTGGTRVERRALQARRIPKEHRVLRDEAIEFMKSKYSVQVIE from the coding sequence GTGAGCAACGATGCAAACCCCCTGAGGGCACTCCGCATCGAGAAGGTCACCGTCAACATCGGAGTCGGCGAGGCCGGAGAGAAGCTCGTCAAGGCAATGAAGGTCCTCGAGATGGTCACCGGACAGAAGCCCGTTCAGACCATTTCCAAGACCGTCAACAGGGACCTCGGAATCCGTGTGGGAATGCCCCTCGGATGCAAGGTCACCCTCCGCGGCGAGATCGCAGAGGACTTCCTCAAGAGGGCCCTCATCATCCGCGAGAACCGCGTCTACTCCTACTCCTTCGACAAAGAGGGAAACATGTCCTTCGGAATCTCCGATTACACCGATTTCGACGGAATGAAGTACGACCCGGAGATCGGAATCTTCGGGATGGATGTCAACGTCGTCGTCCGCAGGACCGGAGGCACCAGGGTCGAGAGGCGCGCCCTCCAGGCAAGGCGCATCCCCAAGGAGCACCGCGTTCTCAGGGACGAGGCCATCGAGTTCATGAAGAGCAAATACAGCGTGCAGGTGATCGAATGA
- a CDS encoding Ribosomal protein S4E — MSDHIKRIAMPKTWPIPKKAHVYATKQRAGAHSVASSMPASMILRDMLKVCDTAREAKKIIANRDLFVNGKAVKDAKTPVGIMDVVSLPKMEKNFRVVLTPKGKITLVEIPEANSKWIMARVEGKTIVSGGKTQLNLSGGRNILSEEKLAVGDSVKLQLDNNEIIGKYPLGKGAYVLVISGSHSGKVETVEDIEIVNGPASNVVVFQSGTRTVKENVFVIGTGSSEIVLPEGSQ; from the coding sequence ATGAGCGACCACATTAAGAGAATCGCCATGCCCAAGACATGGCCTATCCCTAAGAAGGCTCACGTCTACGCGACCAAACAGAGGGCCGGAGCACACTCCGTCGCTTCCTCCATGCCCGCGTCGATGATCCTCAGGGACATGCTCAAGGTATGTGACACCGCCCGTGAAGCCAAGAAGATCATCGCCAACCGCGACCTCTTCGTCAACGGAAAGGCCGTTAAAGACGCGAAGACCCCCGTCGGCATCATGGACGTCGTGTCCCTGCCGAAGATGGAGAAGAACTTCCGCGTCGTCCTCACTCCCAAGGGAAAGATCACCCTTGTCGAGATCCCCGAGGCCAACTCCAAATGGATCATGGCCAGGGTTGAGGGCAAGACCATTGTGTCCGGCGGAAAGACCCAGCTGAACCTCTCCGGAGGAAGGAACATCCTCTCCGAGGAGAAGCTCGCCGTCGGAGACTCCGTGAAGCTCCAGCTCGACAACAACGAGATCATCGGAAAGTACCCCCTCGGAAAGGGTGCCTACGTGCTCGTCATCTCCGGATCCCACTCCGGTAAGGTCGAGACCGTCGAGGACATCGAGATCGTCAACGGACCCGCCAGCAACGTCGTCGTCTTCCAGAGCGGAACCCGCACTGTGAAGGAGAACGTCTTCGTCATCGGAACCGGAAGCTCCGAGATCGTCCTGCCGGAGGGATCCCAGTGA
- a CDS encoding ribosomal protein L24p/L26e, archaeal/eukaryotic, producing the protein MVSSKARVQRKAQYNAPAHTKRKMLSAHLSKELAEKYGRRTARVCVGDTVAVVRGEEKVKGVEAKVIEVFTKTGRVSIDGVTINQADGTAVARPIHASNLVITKLNLDDPLRAEALNNKEAAE; encoded by the coding sequence ATGGTCAGCAGTAAAGCAAGGGTACAGAGGAAGGCGCAGTACAACGCACCTGCCCACACCAAGAGAAAGATGCTCTCCGCACACCTGTCCAAGGAGCTCGCGGAGAAGTACGGAAGGCGCACCGCCCGCGTGTGCGTCGGCGACACCGTTGCCGTCGTCCGCGGAGAGGAGAAGGTCAAGGGGGTCGAGGCGAAGGTCATCGAGGTCTTCACCAAGACCGGACGTGTCTCCATCGACGGCGTTACCATCAACCAGGCTGACGGCACTGCCGTCGCGCGCCCCATCCACGCGTCCAACCTGGTCATCACCAAGCTGAACCTCGACGACCCCCTCAGGGCCGAGGCTCTTAACAACAAGGAGGCTGCAGAATGA
- a CDS encoding LSU ribosomal protein L14P, which translates to MKGIAGHQIRGVCEQTQLNVIDNTGAKIIQIITVPSYHGVTRRLPQAGVGDMIIASVKKGTPAMRRQIVFAVVVRQKRPYRRPDGTMVSFEDNAAVLVTDTGETKGTDIKGPVAREAADRWPRIAATASTIV; encoded by the coding sequence ATGAAGGGAATCGCAGGACATCAGATCCGCGGAGTCTGCGAGCAGACTCAGCTCAACGTCATCGACAACACCGGAGCGAAGATCATCCAGATCATTACCGTTCCCAGCTACCACGGGGTCACCAGGAGGCTTCCCCAGGCAGGAGTCGGCGACATGATCATCGCTTCCGTCAAGAAGGGAACCCCCGCGATGCGCAGGCAGATCGTCTTCGCAGTCGTCGTCCGCCAGAAGCGCCCCTACAGGCGCCCCGACGGAACCATGGTCTCCTTCGAGGACAACGCCGCCGTGCTGGTCACCGACACCGGTGAGACCAAAGGAACCGACATCAAGGGCCCCGTCGCCCGCGAGGCCGCCGACAGGTGGCCCAGGATCGCCGCGACCGCCAGCACTATCGTGTGA
- a CDS encoding SSU ribosomal protein S17P, whose translation MTAKARNIGIEVAAPEGECTDPNCPFHGTLSVRGQVIEGVVDSIKMDKTVIVKRDYFKFEQKYERYEKRSVRYAAHAAPCLGLKVGDSVKIMECRPISKTVSFVAVEKQKRV comes from the coding sequence ATGACAGCAAAAGCAAGGAACATTGGAATCGAGGTCGCCGCTCCCGAAGGGGAGTGCACCGACCCTAACTGCCCCTTCCACGGCACCCTTTCGGTCCGCGGACAGGTCATCGAGGGCGTAGTCGACAGCATCAAGATGGACAAGACCGTCATCGTGAAGCGCGACTACTTCAAGTTCGAGCAGAAGTACGAGAGGTACGAGAAGAGGTCCGTCAGGTACGCCGCCCACGCAGCACCCTGCCTCGGACTGAAGGTGGGAGACTCCGTCAAGATCATGGAGTGCAGGCCCATCTCCAAGACTGTCTCTTTCGTAGCCGTTGAGAAACAGAAGAGGGTGTGA
- a CDS encoding RNase P/RNase MRP subunit p29 — translation MSASDMMRTEFIGLDVVVLSAPFSGISGVVVDETKNTFTIESAGTERMVPKSGNEFRFTYRNEQIDIEGSKILHRPEDRIKKVR, via the coding sequence ATGTCTGCCAGCGATATGATGAGAACCGAATTCATTGGCCTCGACGTGGTAGTGCTGTCAGCGCCCTTCTCCGGAATTTCCGGCGTTGTGGTCGACGAGACGAAGAACACGTTCACCATTGAATCGGCCGGAACTGAGAGAATGGTCCCCAAGTCGGGGAATGAGTTCAGGTTCACATATCGCAACGAGCAGATCGACATCGAAGGAAGCAAAATCCTTCACCGACCCGAAGACAGAATAAAGAAGGTTAGGTGA
- a CDS encoding translation initiation factor 1 (eIF-1/SUI1): MSEICPKCGLPMELCMCEELAREQQSVRISVDTRRYGKTVTVIDGIDGNDIDIADLAKKLKSKCAAGGTVKDGRIELQGDHKKKVDAALKEMGFRTEVR, translated from the coding sequence ATGTCAGAGATCTGCCCGAAATGCGGCCTGCCGATGGAACTCTGCATGTGCGAGGAGCTCGCACGCGAACAGCAGAGCGTCCGCATATCGGTGGACACCCGCAGATATGGGAAGACCGTCACCGTCATCGACGGGATTGACGGCAACGACATCGACATCGCCGACCTCGCAAAGAAGCTGAAGAGCAAATGCGCGGCCGGCGGCACCGTCAAGGACGGACGCATCGAACTCCAGGGAGACCACAAGAAGAAAGTGGATGCGGCCCTGAAGGAGATGGGATTCCGCACCGAAGTGAGGTGA
- a CDS encoding LSU ribosomal protein L29P: protein MNMAALKIADIRNMSAEERNEKLKELRNELMHERGVSAMGGAPSSPGIIRSIRLSIARILTVQKEEETL, encoded by the coding sequence GTGAACATGGCAGCACTGAAGATCGCAGACATCAGGAACATGTCCGCCGAGGAGCGCAACGAGAAGCTGAAAGAGCTCCGCAACGAGCTCATGCACGAGAGGGGAGTCTCCGCAATGGGAGGCGCCCCCTCGAGCCCCGGCATCATCCGCTCCATCAGGCTCAGCATCGCCCGCATTCTGACCGTTCAGAAAGAGGAGGAGACGCTCTGA
- a CDS encoding SSU ribosomal protein S3P, with product MASERKFVAENVRRVLLKEYLMKEVSRAGFGGLEVQRTPMGTRVILSTERPGLVIGHKGQTIKNLTYAIEKNFGFENPQIEVQEVPDVSLNAQIMAEKLAFSLERGWHFRRAGHATLRRVMEAGARGCYIVVAGKLSGQRHRTEKFKEGSIKYCGEPKIQFVDEGYAVAKLKMGVIGVTVRIMQSDSKLPADINIVDKTTAAERLPDVFRNTAAAEAPAEAPAQESE from the coding sequence ATGGCATCAGAAAGGAAATTCGTCGCCGAGAACGTCCGCAGGGTCCTCCTCAAGGAGTACCTGATGAAGGAGGTCTCCCGCGCCGGATTCGGTGGACTGGAAGTCCAGAGGACCCCCATGGGCACCCGTGTCATCCTCTCCACCGAGAGGCCCGGACTCGTCATCGGACACAAGGGACAGACCATCAAGAACCTGACCTACGCTATCGAGAAGAACTTCGGATTCGAGAACCCCCAGATCGAGGTTCAGGAAGTCCCCGACGTCTCCCTCAACGCGCAGATCATGGCAGAGAAGCTCGCCTTCTCCCTCGAGAGGGGCTGGCACTTCCGCCGCGCAGGCCACGCGACCCTTAGGAGGGTCATGGAGGCCGGAGCCCGCGGATGCTACATCGTCGTCGCAGGAAAACTCTCCGGACAGAGACACAGGACCGAGAAGTTCAAGGAGGGTTCCATCAAGTACTGCGGTGAGCCCAAGATCCAGTTCGTGGACGAGGGATACGCGGTCGCCAAGCTCAAGATGGGAGTCATCGGAGTCACCGTCCGCATTATGCAGAGCGACTCCAAGCTGCCTGCCGACATCAACATCGTCGACAAGACCACCGCAGCCGAGAGGCTCCCCGACGTGTTCAGGAACACCGCCGCTGCCGAGGCACCCGCCGAGGCACCCGCCCAGGAGAGTGAGTGA
- a CDS encoding ribosomal protein L22(archaeal)/L17(eukaryotic/archaeal): MATNKGYTVVADPDTTAKALSKEQPISPKLAREVACMVRGMTVSDARTALEEVIDKERPVRMNRYNKRVAHKPGVGPGKYPVKVSKAVLACLESAASNADYKGLDSASMKITTISVARGRVIPGHRPRAQGRATEWNQDTVNIEIVISEVE; encoded by the coding sequence ATGGCTACTAACAAAGGATACACTGTAGTTGCTGACCCCGACACCACCGCTAAGGCGCTGTCCAAGGAACAGCCCATCTCCCCCAAGCTGGCCCGTGAGGTCGCCTGCATGGTCAGGGGAATGACCGTCTCCGACGCAAGGACCGCCCTCGAGGAGGTTATCGACAAGGAGAGGCCCGTTCGCATGAACAGGTACAACAAGCGCGTCGCCCACAAGCCGGGAGTCGGACCTGGAAAGTACCCCGTGAAGGTCTCCAAGGCCGTCCTCGCCTGCCTCGAGAGCGCCGCGTCCAACGCGGATTACAAAGGACTGGATTCCGCCAGCATGAAGATCACCACGATCTCCGTCGCCCGCGGACGCGTCATCCCCGGCCACAGGCCCAGGGCACAGGGACGCGCCACCGAGTGGAACCAGGACACCGTGAACATCGAGATCGTCATCTCGGAGGTTGAGTGA
- a CDS encoding SSU ribosomal protein S19P: MAKAKIRGSHKAAVRATRKRNSQIQARKKKEFMYRGMTLEQLKALPFNEVLELIPSRCRRTYLRGLNYEQQLVFDKLTAEEAEGTIRTHRRDLPILPSFVGKRVAVYNGKEFIEFSIVPEMIGCMLGEFVPNRKNPQHSGPGVGATRSSKFMPLK; encoded by the coding sequence ATGGCAAAAGCAAAGATCAGAGGATCCCACAAGGCAGCCGTCAGGGCGACCAGGAAGAGAAACTCCCAGATCCAGGCAAGGAAGAAAAAGGAGTTCATGTACCGCGGTATGACCCTCGAGCAGCTGAAGGCACTTCCCTTCAACGAAGTTCTCGAGCTCATCCCGTCCCGCTGCAGGAGGACCTACCTCCGCGGACTCAACTACGAGCAGCAGCTTGTCTTCGACAAGCTCACCGCAGAGGAGGCAGAGGGCACCATCAGGACCCACCGCAGGGACCTGCCCATCCTCCCTTCCTTCGTCGGAAAGAGGGTTGCAGTATACAACGGAAAGGAATTCATCGAGTTCTCCATCGTGCCCGAGATGATCGGCTGCATGCTCGGAGAGTTCGTGCCCAACAGGAAGAACCCGCAGCACTCCGGACCCGGAGTCGGTGCAACCAGGTCTTCCAAGTTCATGCCGCTGAAGTGA
- a CDS encoding LSU ribosomal protein L2P: protein MDDIRIPHFEAQGTIKDLIQAPGRTSPLAVIDFDGKKTYQLAVEGTAVGQTVEIGGNVVSPGNILALSNIPEGTLVHNVEGQPGDGGKFVKTAGTSALVVSRGKVVILSMPSGVLKEFNPNCRAVVGVVAGGGRVDKPLAKAGKNVLTMRSRSVTTRHTSGVAMNAVDHPHGGGSHPHVGGPNCHGRTAPPGQKAGFIAPKKKSKKRK, encoded by the coding sequence GTGGATGACATCAGGATCCCCCACTTCGAGGCTCAGGGTACCATCAAGGACCTCATTCAGGCACCCGGAAGGACCAGCCCCCTCGCAGTCATCGATTTCGACGGAAAGAAGACCTACCAGCTCGCCGTCGAGGGCACCGCAGTCGGACAGACCGTCGAGATCGGCGGCAACGTTGTTTCCCCCGGAAACATCCTCGCCCTCTCGAACATCCCCGAGGGAACCCTCGTCCACAACGTCGAGGGACAGCCTGGAGACGGAGGAAAGTTCGTCAAGACCGCCGGAACCAGCGCCCTTGTCGTCAGCAGGGGTAAGGTCGTCATCCTTAGCATGCCCAGCGGCGTGCTGAAGGAGTTCAACCCCAACTGCCGCGCCGTCGTCGGTGTCGTCGCAGGAGGAGGACGCGTCGACAAGCCCCTCGCCAAGGCAGGAAAGAACGTCCTGACCATGAGGAGCAGGTCCGTCACCACCAGGCATACCAGCGGAGTCGCTATGAACGCAGTCGACCACCCCCACGGAGGAGGAAGCCACCCGCACGTCGGTGGACCTAACTGCCACGGAAGGACCGCACCTCCTGGACAGAAGGCCGGATTCATTGCTCCGAAGAAGAAATCCAAGAAGAGGAAGTGA
- a CDS encoding Ribosomal protein L23 yields the protein MKQSDILIKPYVTEKSLNLMNGTPVQNYKDGNKIEFLVHRDADKQDIKTAFEERFEVKVVKVWTRIQKDGKHAIIQLAEGYSAEDVGMRVGVF from the coding sequence ATGAAGCAGAGCGACATACTCATCAAGCCGTACGTCACCGAGAAGTCCCTCAACCTCATGAACGGAACTCCGGTGCAGAACTACAAAGACGGAAACAAGATCGAGTTCCTCGTCCACAGGGACGCGGACAAGCAGGACATCAAGACCGCCTTCGAGGAGCGCTTCGAGGTCAAGGTCGTGAAGGTATGGACCCGCATCCAGAAAGACGGGAAGCATGCCATCATCCAGCTCGCAGAGGGATACTCTGCAGAGGATGTCGGCATGAGGGTCGGAGTGTTCTGA
- a CDS encoding 50S ribosomal protein L4P, whose protein sequence is MATTNVYSVKGEVAGTIEVPAAFETAYRPDLIKKAVLAANANKRQPYGPNKMSGMRHSVSTWGKGRGVARVQRLHDGRRATQSPNNISGRRAHPPKVEKIWEQKVNKKEARLARLSALACTACADCVKQRGHKFDDKVTFPVVVDDALNDVKTAAEVKELFDIIGIGYDVERAKDGTKIRAGRGTMRNRKYRTPVSVLIVISDKDRNAAVFKGANNLPGVQVEEISTLNTSLLAPGGDAGRLTVYTKSAIEKIGEWTE, encoded by the coding sequence ATGGCTACTACCAACGTTTATTCCGTGAAGGGTGAGGTCGCTGGAACCATCGAGGTCCCCGCAGCATTCGAGACCGCATACAGGCCCGACCTCATCAAGAAAGCCGTCCTTGCAGCCAACGCCAACAAGAGGCAGCCCTACGGACCCAACAAGATGTCCGGAATGAGGCACTCTGTCAGCACCTGGGGCAAGGGACGCGGAGTTGCACGCGTTCAGCGTCTCCACGACGGACGCAGGGCAACCCAGTCTCCCAACAACATCTCCGGACGCAGGGCGCACCCCCCGAAGGTCGAGAAGATCTGGGAGCAGAAGGTCAACAAGAAAGAGGCCCGCCTCGCAAGGCTGTCCGCCCTCGCATGCACCGCATGCGCAGACTGCGTCAAGCAGCGCGGACACAAGTTCGACGACAAGGTCACCTTCCCCGTCGTGGTCGACGACGCACTCAACGACGTCAAGACCGCAGCCGAGGTCAAGGAGCTCTTCGACATCATCGGTATCGGATACGATGTCGAGCGTGCCAAGGACGGAACCAAGATCAGGGCCGGACGCGGAACCATGAGGAACAGGAAGTACAGGACCCCTGTCTCTGTCCTTATAGTAATATCTGATAAAGACAGGAACGCAGCCGTCTTCAAGGGCGCCAACAACCTCCCCGGTGTACAGGTCGAGGAGATCAGCACCCTGAACACCAGCCTGCTCGCTCCCGGAGGAGACGCAGGAAGGCTCACTGTCTACACCAAGTCTGCAATCGAGAAGATCGGAGAGTGGACCGAATGA
- a CDS encoding archaeal ribosomal protein L3: protein MTHAFVVDKRAKSTTSGMEIQTPVTVIEVPPMKIAAVRFYENTILGLKTAGEVWAADVDPLLNRRVNVPKKGEPDFSRFDNMDIEDVRVLAYTQPKMLKGVPKKVPDLMELRIGGGAISDRVEYAKGILGKEVTINDFTAEGTLIDVIAITTGKGFQGVTKRWGVKLLSHKNSKHRRGIANLGPKRPGYVRSTVPAAGQMGYHQRTELNKKVMKIGTDGQEVNPKGGFLNYGEVQGTYVLVHGSVPGPTKRLIRFRDATRIPAKADQSAAEITFVSTQSQQGA, encoded by the coding sequence ATGACCCACGCGTTTGTCGTAGACAAGAGAGCAAAGAGCACGACCTCCGGAATGGAGATCCAGACCCCCGTGACTGTCATCGAGGTCCCGCCCATGAAGATCGCAGCGGTCAGGTTCTACGAGAACACCATCCTCGGCCTGAAGACCGCCGGCGAGGTCTGGGCAGCCGATGTCGACCCCCTGCTCAACAGGAGGGTCAACGTCCCCAAGAAGGGAGAGCCCGACTTCTCCAGGTTCGACAACATGGACATCGAGGACGTCCGCGTCCTCGCGTACACCCAGCCCAAGATGCTCAAGGGAGTACCCAAGAAGGTTCCTGACCTCATGGAGCTCAGGATCGGCGGCGGAGCCATCTCCGACCGTGTCGAGTACGCAAAGGGAATCCTCGGAAAGGAGGTCACCATCAACGACTTCACCGCAGAGGGAACCCTGATCGACGTCATCGCCATCACCACCGGAAAGGGATTCCAGGGAGTCACCAAGAGGTGGGGTGTCAAGCTGCTCTCCCACAAGAACAGCAAGCACCGCAGGGGAATCGCGAACCTCGGACCCAAGAGGCCCGGATACGTCCGCTCCACCGTCCCCGCAGCCGGTCAGATGGGATACCACCAGAGGACCGAGCTCAACAAGAAAGTCATGAAGATCGGAACCGACGGACAGGAGGTCAACCCCAAGGGAGGATTCCTCAACTACGGAGAGGTCCAGGGAACCTACGTCCTCGTCCACGGATCCGTGCCCGGACCCACCAAGAGGCTCATCCGCTTCAGGGACGCCACCAGGATTCCGGCCAAGGCCGATCAGAGTGCAGCCGAGATCACCTTTGTCTCTACCCAGAGCCAGCAGGGAGCGTGA